One window of the Colletotrichum destructivum chromosome 4, complete sequence genome contains the following:
- a CDS encoding Putative peroxisomal membrane protein, with protein sequence MSDSDGNKSTPGIPAWQRNQRTDAELEPQPEQPSQDAKQDEPASENNLEVARKFLQDDEIRDAPREAKEAFLKTKGISSEDIEQLLGSSASEPTQEANQTEQQAPKSLTQVATTTPVPQTRPTPPPNTEVSIPRQTDQPPVVTYPEFLTKPTRPPPLITANSIFNTLYAFAGLSTFLYGTSKYLVAPMVENLTEARCDLHSTTSKNLAKIIEKLEGTVSEVPATAKASATDAEAYKDDASSVGADDPTEMFHRDIGTQTSIPSTPRFGEPGFGTTATAEDKNKSASERHADKLTRLKSSADLLRTTVVSDADDLADLKSKMDVLKDDLVQLAYPSPQDYGGYSIYGGPRKNEPEDEIKKARDNIRRVKGVLLSTRNFPASAR encoded by the exons ATGAGCGATTCCGACGGCAACAAGAGCACCCCCGGCATTCCAGCATGGCAGCGCAATCAAAGAACGGATGCCGAACTCGAGCCGCAGCCCGAACAGCCCTCGCAGGATGCCAAACAAGATGAGCCCGCTAGCGAAAACAACCTCGAAGTCGCCCGCAAGTTCCTGCAAGATGACGAGATCCGGGACGCGCCGAGGGAAGCAAAGGAGGCTTTCCTCAAGACCAAGGGCATATCATCTGAAGATATAGAGCAGCTGTTGGGCAGCTCGGCATCTGAGCCGACACAGGAA GCCAACCAAACGGAACAGCAAGCACCGAAAAGCTTGACACAAGTAGCGACAACGACACCTGTACCACAAACAAgaccaacaccaccgcccaACACCGAAGTCTCCATCCCTCGCCAAACAGACCAACCCCCGGTCGTTACATATCCCGAGTTCCTCACGAAGCCGACTCGTCCCCCGCCGCTGATCACGGCCAACAGCATCTTCAACACCCTCTACGCCTTCGCCGGTCTCTCCACCTTCCTCTACGGTACGAGCAAGTATCTCGTGGCGCCCATGGTCGAGAACCTCACCGAGGCGCGCTGCGATCTCCACAGCACCACATCCAAGAATCTTGCCAAGATCATTgagaagctcgagggcaCCGTCTCCGAGgtccccgccaccgccaagGCCTCCGCCACGGACGCGGAAGCATACAAGGACGACGCGagcagcgtcggcgccgacgacccTACCGAAATGTTCCACCGCGACATCGGCACGCAGACGTCGATCCCTTCGACGCCCAGGTTTGGCGAGCCCGGCTTcgggacgacggcgacggcggaaGATAAAAACAAGTCTGCGAGCGAGAGGCATGCTGATAAGCTCACGCGGCTCAAGAGCTCGGCGGACTTGCTCAGGACGACGGTAGTCTCGGATGCCGATGACCTCGCGGACCTCAAGTCCAAGATGGACGTGCTCAAGGACGACCTCGTACAACTGGCGTACCCGAGCCCGCAGGACTACGGCGGCTACTCAATCTACGGTGGCCCACGCAAAAACGAGCCCGAagacgagatcaagaaggCGAGGGACAACATTCGGAGGGTCAAGGGCGTGTTGCTCAGCACGAGGAATTTCCCAGCCTCGGCGAGGTGA
- a CDS encoding Putative INO80 complex subunit B-like region, INO80 complex, subunit Ies2 has protein sequence MASRPRRSAAKKAQEQITDWADSERNSTMSGRPRRSEGRTSGVSRGPPSSPGSEHLNLTVKVPANKLREATSRGRNSTENSISVNSRASYGSEIVAGRRNRGPKKSYVVESDSDEEEEEDEEMEEPDAEGDEDDMDVDAEGEEEDADGDVDMDTPAAPTIKISLPKAGKVTPRRPAAARVIEDDDDDEEELSEIEVSDPENTMNMSIDVGGAGDDDDDEDEDEDEDEEDAEGEEDEAEGEEEEIEVADETAQPDAEELDSELGSREGTPDLTKMTRRQRARFEDEPQQYMKLSDEVQAKKVFTAEELSMRRLEMARRRRNLSDKRNEEMETINKLLKKQAPKTKGKGGGVGDETPGNESQKPDVAFIRWVNSKKGSVVAVPDEMLGGPAGKVFVPGGLKSGKMVEEVA, from the exons ATGGCTTCCCGACCTCGCCGCTCCGCGGCTAAGAAGGCCCAAGAGCAGATTACTGACTGGGCCGACAGCGAACGAAACAGCACCATGTCTGGCCGTCCCCGCCGTTCAGAGGGCCGCACCTCGGGTGTCTCCCGCGGCCCGCCGTCTTCCCCTGGAAGCGAGCATTTGAACCTTACCGTCAAAGTACCCGCCAATAAGCTTCGTGAGGCCACCAGCAGGGGGAGAAACTCGACTGAGAACAGCATCTCGGTCAACAGCCGGGCCTCTTATGGAAGTGAGATTGTCGCCGGGAGACGCAACCGCGGCCCCAAGAAGAGCTACGTTGTCGAGTCGGATagcgacgaggaagaggaagaagacgaggagatggaggagcctgatgccgagggcgatgaggacgacatggatgtcgatgctgagggtgaagaggaggacgccgatggtgacgtcgacatggacaCCCCTGCCGCCCCCACCATCAAGATCTCGCTGCCCAAGGCTGGCAAGGTCACTCCCCGACgaccagcggcggcgagggttattgaggacgacgacgatgacgaagaggagctcAGCGAGATCGAAGTCAGTGACCCCGAGAACACGATGAACATGAGCATCGATGTGGGGGGTgcgggcgatgacgatgacgatgaggacgaggacgaggacgaagatgaagaggatgccgagggcgaggaagatgaggctgaaggcgaggaggaggaaatcGAAGTGGCCGACGAGACGGCACAGCcggatgccgaggagctcgatAGTGAACTCGGCAGCCGCGAGGGTACGCCCGACCTGACTAAAATGACGAGAAGACAGCGTGCTCGCTTCGAGGACGAGCCTCAGCAGTACATGAAGCTTTCGGATG AGGTCCAAGCAAAGAAGGTGTTCACGGCGGAAGAGCTGTCGATGAGAAGGCTGGAAAtggctcgtcgacgacgaaacCTGTCGGACAAGCGCAATGAAGAA ATGGAAACCATCAACAAACTGCTGAAGAAGCAAGCCCCCAAGACTAAGGGTAAGGGCGGAGGCGTGGGCGACGAGACGCCAGGCAACGAGTCTCAGAAGCCCGACGTCGCGTTTATCCGCTGGGTCAACTCAAAGAAGGGCAGCGTGGTCGCGGTGCCCGACGAGATGCTCGGAGGGCCGGCGGGCAAGGTGTTTGTGCCCGGAGGCCTGAAGTCCGGCAAGATGGTTGAGGAGGTTGCATAA